A single genomic interval of Arthrobacter globiformis harbors:
- a CDS encoding HNH endonuclease: MRTLVLNAGYEPLAVVTFRRALVLVLTGKASVVAEGDDPVVGPQDIMGRPSVILLNRYIRPRYNMITAVSRRGVLRRDGHRCAYCGKAAHTIDHVQPKSRGGADSWENLVAACLRCNNVKGDHTPSEMGWKLRFDPAPPVGTMWQIKELEKPTPAWDPFLLPERAA; this comes from the coding sequence TGGCGGTTGTGACATTCCGCCGGGCGCTGGTCCTTGTGCTCACCGGAAAGGCAAGCGTGGTGGCCGAAGGCGACGATCCTGTCGTCGGGCCACAGGACATCATGGGCCGCCCGTCCGTGATTCTCCTCAACCGCTACATCCGCCCCCGGTACAACATGATCACCGCGGTGAGCAGGCGCGGTGTGCTTCGCCGCGACGGCCACCGGTGCGCCTACTGCGGCAAGGCAGCCCACACCATAGACCATGTCCAGCCGAAATCGCGGGGCGGTGCGGACTCCTGGGAGAACCTCGTCGCAGCCTGCCTTCGCTGCAACAACGTCAAGGGCGACCACACGCCCAGCGAAATGGGCTGGAAGCTCCGGTTCGATCCGGCGCCACCGGTGGGCACGATGTGGCAGATCAAGGAGCTGGAGAAGCCCACACCGGCGTGGGATCCGTTCCTGCTTCCGGAAAGAGCAGCCTGA